A window of Cydia fagiglandana chromosome Z, ilCydFagi1.1, whole genome shotgun sequence genomic DNA:
CGGTTTCGTGATGTCGGCCACAGCGAACGATGAATGACGAATACGACATGCGCATGCGTAATGTGCGTTAGTGTAGTTTTACCACAATACCTGATATAATGACCAACTGGCTTTATCACCTATGTcttgaaactaaaaaaaaaaaacaataacaatacatattaaaattatacaaaagtgattataaaaatattatttaattatttttaaactaactttaaataggtataattactgaaactacatttgataagaCCTCCACATACTTTGCAACGAATCGTATGTGATTTTTGATACTTGACGACTGCGCTGTGTTTAAAAAATACTATGAAGGCCTCTACAAACGTGCGGTgcgatttgcaatacattgccgTATTTGATTGATTGAATTCGTTGCTCTTACTTAGCCGGCAAATGTCTATTAATCGCATGCCATTTGTAGCAACGTCTGTTGAAGCCTTTTTGGTGACGTTTGGAGAGGACATTAAGCAAGGTCTTGCTTTATCAACGTACACTTTTTAAAATTGGCAATACTTTACAGTTTATCCATGGTTTATCCATAGTTTATCATATTTTGTTCAACGCTGCTAGAGTTTAAGGACCTTTCTGAATTTAGTAAGTGACAAAAGTTGGACAAAAGGCACTCATCAATACGTGAGATAAGAGATATATCTATATACATCATGTAATATATTAGATCATAATTATCATAGGCAAAAGGAAAGTGAGACTATTACAAGGACTAACAATAGCACTTTCTCTGTTACTCCTATTGATAGTTCCATAAGACCATCTCTTTCGGTAATTTCCCTCCACCGCTCATGCCTGATTCAGTTCCAGTTATACTTGTTTCATGAATCATGACCAAATCATGACACTCACACATTTTGAAATAGACGATAAAATAAACAGAATGTATAGAAACACCCATGTGTTGTATGCTGTAGTTCGCTAGTATGTAAAATAATTTGCGCTGGCAGCACAGCATGACAGCACCTATACGTcagaaaataataattgaatattcattatttatttttaaacttatttttaaattatgtgtTAAAATAAAGTCCTTGGAGGTGTTAATTGGTTGAAATCTCTTAATTAATCAAATTGTCCGTTGTCAGCCagctgtctgaatacacaaacaccaaaaaaagtgattgcataACATGCCCGGTTAACCCCAAAAGAAATAATAGAATATGAATACCTTGCATGTAAATATAATCCTAAGAACTTGTCTACGATTAGATAGGTTGTTAAGACAGGAAATTATTAGTATTTGGGGTAGGAGTACAAAATCAGAATGTTGTAGAATCCTTTGTAACTTACCAAGCCCTTCTTCTCACACAAGAAACTTACACACCACGCTAGGAGAAGGAAACGTCCAGAAGGATGGTATGACTGTTTTACCTTCACCGCAGGAGGTAAGCTGacctttattattttatctgtttatacataaaaaataatattcattttattttatcattaacATATTTcctcgcgcgtatgctcgctctgtgCCCGGCTATATATAATAGaataaatcatcatcaaaaAGAATATATCAGATTGTTGAAGTATAATAGGGGTCCTTTCTTGAATGCGTTTTGTATCACGACTTTTTATCATAAAATGTATTGAAATCACAACAGACTTCTCTAAGTAGTGGTGGTATGGGCGAGAAGGAACTGGTGGTAGATAGGTAAGATAGGCCTTGGCGGGCTTTACTGTGCTAGGTGGTGAAGTTCCTGTAACAAAATACTGAGGTTGTCCGTTTGCATCGGTTTAAGTAAGCAAAGCTAGAGCTAAGTATCGCACATTAATAAATTCCTGCATAGTCATTCTTATTGTATTCTTTGTGCATTGCAACAACCTCGAAAGCGAAATTTTGATAAATGCCATTATCTATAAAACCATAAGCATCTATTTGTTaatttaataacaataacactactacagaataaataataatactaggaaCAGAAGacacaaaacgcgtctgttacgatcagcacagatatggccgctaggtggcgacagcgccacacacagcttatggctttccccaaaattggtgtggaagggatgtatttttagctacctgtagcaaagcgacgaaatcgcggagtgagccacgcctgacactaCTGCAACGGTTACTAAGGCATTTTGCTTACTGTGGCTATGGTAGAAATTATTTCTAGTTTTGTGTATTtccaaacaaattatttttaaaattaccccTCTTTAAAAGTTATTCATAAGCACACataccgtgaaattttagtggttgttttcccgcaacgaaatgattctgctatcgatatacagtcgatgtataatcttttttttaaataatgttaagtaatgccagatttataaatgtgtcgaacgaaactcgaaagtgacctaactccagtagtagcactgcagtagtacctacctaattcttttgagtgaatgaaacaaaataacctaaaaagtagttccatttattttaccttcacacattttacgtgcagttagtttgcagatccttaaaagtaaacataacaagttaagatcaagcttttaatgatcaaaaacttaaacacacttcccgataccgcaataattgttcgaactacaatccgccacgttcaatacacaatcacctctgccctgtgcatgtgctggcgtttgaaactgcccgtggttaagcagccgctgttgcggcgacaattgttcgtcagtgtggaacttgggggtttaaaatcccccgaagacgcagcgactgtaaatggtccggttccgcgtaaagtcgccgggcggcgtgggagtcgtagttagccctagcgtacagctgcaccatcgcgacgtactctaaattagaatattcgtaatgtcgacccattttactagaaatagcagtgatgacattgacaggatctgttatcacattagtttaataagcgaagaggatgtaattattcgatttaccaaagttgacacaacgtaatggcaatcatcaaactaataaaaaggttttatttcaactgttaatcgtgaaggaacagtctaagtaaattttattttcagttgtcaaacagtaaagcactctagcctgttacacagtttaaaaaagtaacatgtgcttttttatttgtttatctgtttacattATCGggaaccttcgagcaacacggaagggaggcggcattcgcactatttcccctctgccgaggtacaagattagcgcgtcaatttaatctaccgcgggtaataaaactagttgcacttggatttttcactagaccgagtccagacgcgcgcgtgaacactgctgcacaaaaatgcctgtttgctcgggtttttgttataaaaagaaatcggggacatcaaatttacaaaaagaaagtgttacatttcacatgtaatatttttttttacatatcatacgtttaattacatttaaatacaattattatattttagtctcaagtagagtgacggcaccaatcatggacatgttaagcgcactaaattagaatttcgtttaaaaatgggatgttttttgacgatacaaaaatggtgatttttttttcggcacttaaatacatgaggaacatttaaacaaaaccaaaaattctgtatgtttaatacataattaataaaaaatatataaattgaaatttacgaaatcaccattgatggacatcaaaaattcagtaatggacacccagtcatggacatggacccaattatgaacatccattaatggacacttttgtattgaacacataaatgaaacaaatgatgtcacaaatcaacgtttattaacgctatttgaactttcatttagatttctaagttatactataagagttttagtccggttgccggctgcatgaaacaaacctgatcaaaaaatagaatatacctaccctgtagaggtacctgacatttagtaccttccaacgcacttggtcggcctaggcttaacctggcagattttgtacaaatggcaaaaacgttggacaaaaaaacatcaaaaaaatacctcatcgaaaaatagaatgaaacttgtatggtaggatacctgaccttggggACAGTAAAAATGGCTTAGTCGggctcaccgtagcctggcagtttttgcagtccgaccaaatttgtggtaccacgtgacagctattatttgcctcatcgaaaaataggatgaataaaaaacggattataatagcaaaataaacctgttgacgtatggtttggtcggcctcgccttagcctggcagttttagcagtccgaccacatttatccatccatctaagacaaaacaaggagcccaattatggacaactaaaaatacccagttatggacatcgtccattattggaaaataaagagcaatcacaaaatcaacccaactcaaatgtttagtgcaataaattaaataatataacacaataaactaaaaaagtaataaaaagcttaagcttggacacttgtccattactgaatttcataaaatatcgaatccagtaatgaacaaaccccacaaaaaacttattgctgtgattgggtatattcaacttagctcaatttacttgcaatatagtattattcagtaaaaataacatcaaatctcattacaacataacacaagataacaccatgcacaaatatgtactcacctccttaacgatttcaacaacaataacggatttttatgaccaccgcccgcaacgagattttacttcgcagccatcttagaacaaaacggctgattttggtgacatgtgtcaaaatgacagctcaaacgtctattggttatgctttagtgttgccagttgaaaaatgttgggacagttgcttaataaattcgatcaacgtaaaaaatgtccataattggtgccgtgtccattactggtgccgtcaccctaattgttggatttatcgattttgctcgctcagtacaaattgcggatcggtcgagcgacaaatccgacttctcatctctcagaatacaatgacatacttcaacgaaaatgtgttagtgtgcgtgttgtgacactagtcactcgtccgtacacaaaaagagatcgaggtttgcaagatttgtctttgacgtgtgtcattttctatgtatttgtgtcgtcattacagagggcctaccgcgaaccacgttcgacgtgttgcctccctgttacacttacgtatgaatttacaagtgccatagagaggcaaaacgtcgaacgtggttcgcggtagggcctttgattggattttgtatgtaagtgtgtgagaagtgcgactgtgtgcaccttccccccgcgaaaaatggcagaaagatttgtatggtgagatatcgcttgggcccctcccttccgacgtgtcggaagccggtgttgctcgaagtcgggaactgtcgtcgacttgcagttttagtgtgttactattgtttttcgcttgttcgagtttagattatttttttgtaatttttttttttggaaaacagtttatttataagtttgtctatcataattcgaaagtactaccgatagcaaatcgccctgccgcgggaaaacaaccactaaaatttcacggtgtatacatAATGTTCTATgtgtatacaccgtgtttttattgaatttcattaacttcggggtatggttaagtacgtttaagagaactaaatgacatagttaatttaaaaaaaaaaatttctttgtttttttgaaaaaaaaaaattaagtttaaaaagtaattaaatgtagcatatagcgttgttgtaacacgggcattacatttaactcaaccaaacaattgaaatctgtgacatatcaatgtcatttcgaacatcgatcgaccgagattgtacttaggtttagtagcaaatgcatgaactcattctaaacactaatcagtatgtaaaccggccctaaggcaagtgtacacgcttgtagaggccttataggaaaaaaataaattactttttttttttttaattaatttattcataatacactaaaatacattgtacaaataacataaaaactcGCCAAACTGTGAAGTTTGATGGCGAGATACGCTCTTTTTTATGCTTTTTTTATATATCTTttatattgattatctccgaaatggagttaattagaatatcggtgtctttgagaaagttacttgatttaagctcaggaatgcacccctgaaattaacggaaataaaaaaaacacggtgtatatgtaCAATGGGCACGCAAAGAACCCAAAAGATTTTAACGGTATATtcctgatatttttttttttttgtgaaatagaCCTTATAGACCTAAACTCAGTCCATACAGTTTTTCCTTCTTTTTGGCTCAGAAATAAGTGGTTAAAATCTCTCGGGTTTCTCGTTGGCACCTTGTATACATATACAGATAAAacgtgttttatttatttccattattatcaagggtgcattccttaACTTCAATCAaggtataatttattttttctaataaaGCCTCTATGAGCATGTATGTACACTTGCTTAGGGCCtgattacatattgattagtgtttacagctgtatagtccgtttttttagcattagaaagaacttcgcagaagttcacTTGTGGTtttaaatctggcacttttagcggtaacaatttgaagtaaattatatgtattgaccatgctacattagataattcaataattattaacaattaacgagcctgataaaaactgcacgcttccttctgtggagttctttctaatgctaaaaaaaccgaactatagtgcataactatttaccatcatattttcatggaaacaaaaaaatatgtcttgCTATTTAAGTCAgtctgtacaaaaagtactgaggttgaatgaagtagcatgacaaatatgaaTGTTTCCATTTAAGTACTATTAGGCGAAGCAATAAGAAGATgtagcacccccgatttatacgaaaatgataccaaacatggcctaacagcttcactgatgtagatatcaagataaaattaaaatccctatataaactttcaagagcgggtatctcaaaaactattcaagatatctaaaaacttgactggataaaacttatAACTAATTtcatcagctttcggtttgtcttagtagtcatgtcgctaagacgcaaagtttacaagatatcaatgaaaaaccgaaaaattcgaccttcttacccccttctaccccccagcaccggggctacagccggggagttttgatatgttcacctcctaactaatccaaacaaagttacggagtcaaaaattgtgttcctagcatttccctctacaacgttttttgagcattcatttcttgacctataTCCCGAACAAtcaatgttcgaaatgacattaaTATGTCACAGTTTTCAATTGTTATGCTTGTGTTACAAGAATGCTATATGTATGCaacatttgattacttttaataatttaaaaaaaattacctttGCCCTGTAATTTTCTTAAACATGCTTAAGCATGCAAGCATGCAAGCAAACATTAACATCTTACCCCGAAGTTAagggaattcaataaaaacatggTGTATAATGATTGTAATAGTTTTtatcatttaacgaaaataCTACCACAGAAAGCATCATCAAGTCACAAGTCTGTTCttatacaattaataaaatGATTTCAGTAGGTTTTGCTTTTTCGTTTTAGGTAACTGTCATATTACGAAAAAATGAGTTCAGTAAAGAATTCACAACAGGATCTATCAAATCTTATGATTCCAATCAATTGGCTTCAAATACTCCAATTGAAGATACAAGGAGTGAGGCACAATGCAAGATGATACCAGGTAGATATGTGAACAGTGGTGGTGCAGACATAGAACGTTATTCCTATTTAATTACTTTTCTTCTGGTGTGTGTATTTATTATTGCAGTACTTGCAAATACATAATATTTCGAAAAACCAACAACACCAACCCCTAAACATAATGTCCAATGAcctcgtcttttgtttttgtttgtttacattctgttCAATACCTAAAACAACAATCTACATAATAAACAATACTATTGTGTAAGTAAGTATTGGTACTCTTACAGAAGGGCGTGCGATTTTTGTACCAACGTGAATATCCTTGTCTAGATGGTAGGTTTTTGCATGCTTCTTGGGCTGCATTTAActcatatttatttgttttagtaAATATATGACTGTTATTGCAATTTTAGGCTTACTAATGGGAGTATTTGATGGTCACGGCGGACCCGCTTGCGCTCAAGTTATTTCCAAGCGGCTGTTTAACTATATAGCGGCAGCACTCCTTCCTGACGACCTATTAACTAAAGTTATAGATGACCATCCTCAGGAGAGTTTGCTGGAAACTTACAATGATAGAGTACGTATCCTATGTTTAAAAGGTCAATGTGAAGAAGACGGGTATTATAAAATGATTGGTTGGAAAGACCGTCATAGGGGAAGAAATCTccattttaaataagtaatcGCTCAGACACAGTCAGAAAGGAAGAGCTCCGCTCCTCTCCTCTACTGGCCTTCTGTAAGTGAAGTATGTGCACAAACATATGAGTTAGAAGCGACCAAAGACTTTGTACACGGTCTTACCTACTAGACAATCTTCACCACGTTGAccttataagtacctatacttaaaaACTGACCAAATAATCTTACTTAATGGTTTTGTTTTGCAGGTTGAAATTGTACAAGACCTCAAGTTGACGTATGAAAACAATTTTAAGGATTATTTAACAGAATTAGCTAAAACACCTAAAAGTAATGTAGACGTCGGCACGGCGTTAGAAAAGGCAATTATGAAATTAGATAGTGATATCTCAAGAGAAGCAGTAGAACCCTATGAAAAAACtggaaaaataaatcaaaagacATTATCGGTAGCTTTATCAGGTGCTGTTACTTGTGTATCTCATGTAAATGGCCCCCACCTGCATGTGGCGAACGTTGGAGATTGTAACGCTGTGATAGGGACCAAGACCGAGGATGACGAATGGGTAGCTACAAAAATTACAAAAGAACACAATTCTGAAAATTTTGATGAATTAAAAAGGATTTGGAGTGAACACCCAGAGGACGAGAAGAAAACCGTAATCAGGAGAGATAGACTTTTGGGCGAGCTGGCTCCCCTTCGTAGTTTGGGAGACTGTAGGTACAAATGGTCCGTGGAAACACTCACAGCACTAGCGGTCCCTATATACGGAGAGAGGGCAATACCCGCTTACTACCATACTCCGCCTTACTTAACGGCCAAGCCCGACATATACTATCACAGACTGACACCTAAAGACAAATTCTTGATTATAGCTTCAGATGGATTGTGGGATATGATGACTCCCTTGCAGGCGGTGAAGCTAGTCGGCGAACACATGAAAGGAAAAGTTTTCTTCAATCCGCTCAAGTTGCCGCGAAAGAATATACAGTTAGGAGATATAAACGAGTTGCTGCTTCACAGAAAGCAAAGTCTTAAGAGTAAGCCTAAAGATCGGAACGCCGCGACCCACCTGATAAGGCACGCCATCGGAGGCACGGAGTACGGCGTGGACCACTCGCGGCTGGCGCACCTGCTGAGCCTGGCGCCCGACGTGTGCCGCATGTTCCGCGACGACATCACCGTCACCGTCGTTTACTTCGACTCAGAGTTCCTAAGGCAATGCCCGGCATAAACCGTTTTAGATCTGATTTTCTCAATGgtgaatttaaaattattagtcAGGTTCTGGCTCTCCTCATCTTTgcaatcttttttttatttctctcAACTCATTAGTTCGCTAGATCAACGTGTGCAAATTGACCTACGATTAGATTGCATTTGTCTGACTGATCGTAGAAATTAGGCTTGTATGTGTAGTTTCCAAAGGGCCACGAGCTGAAGCTAAGTTTTCTGTTTCGGATTTGTTCTCGACACGTTGCAGATCTTATATCCCCATGGGACGTTAGGAATTTCGGCCAAATTTTAACTTTCAAATAAGCAttacagagagagagagagagagagcatTTTATTGGCAGATACATTACCTAATCAAATTATTATCACATAATACCCAAGTACTGAAACAAAAAATGATGATAAACTTGTAGCTAGAAAAAAATATCTGTTTGAttaatgattattattatttattaaagtatttattacattttagtgACTTGTGGCGTTTTATTAcagttattcccactagttaccagtTGTAATAATTGAGATTTTTTCGCCAGTGTTAACAACTGAGAAAAATAATTCCCAATAgtgtagcatccaaagtattcaaattgttcggtacgccatacatagcCTGtatatggcgtaccgaactatttgcaTAATTTGGATGCTactgctacctactatacgacgctgactgactgtacctacgccTACCTCGACAATAACATAACgcccaaaaaaaaacaagtcgGTATTTTGCCGTAAGTATTTATATGTGTTGCGTGTACTtaatttataaagtattttacacGCCAGCGAGCTAGTACTTAATAtagtatatataggtacttaatccaAAATTAAACCATGGGCGCAGCGAGTCTCCTTTGTAATACTCTAGCAGTGTTTCTCGTAAAACGCCGCGCCGTCTACCGTTGCGTTTGCAGGCTCTAAGCCCCCATtggcacgagagctttttcaacgcgcgttaaaaaaacgcttgaatctgtccgcactctatattcgatttaacgaccaaggcttaaagtcgaaaatccttGATATAAAGCGCCACCaatgtcgtgtgaatacatacatggttatccatttgtgtcattcaaacgcttttttaacgctcgtcgaaaaagctgccgtgcgaatgggggctagaGGATAATGAAAGACCGCTTCTTCGTACATACCCCATTTATCTCTTTAGGGTTTTCGAGTATTTAACCAAGAGTTACGAGCTTCTAAAAATATGTTCGCAAATTTGTTTAAGCCTCGTCACAAAAGGAGGGGTTGTTATGTGTTTCACGCCAATATCTGTCTTGTCTGTGTGgtatcgtagctctccaacggaTGGACCGATTTCGATGCTGTGTTTTAGGTGAAATCGAGTCCATGCGGTGCGGtggttcttagctatgtttgatagatatcgatccagcagtttgaagagtatcaTCTCTTCCAAAATAAGGGCTTTTTGGCATCAATAGGGCCATCTttaactatgctggggcccctgGACACATAACACCCCTCCTTTTGTGACGAGGCTTAAACAAATTTGcggacatatttttgacgctgacgatgggggccctgggcacgggccccgtgtacCTTTATGGTATAGGTGGTACTGACTACCACAGTGTGTGCTACCAAACTAGCTGCcgacttagggccagttgcaccaaccacatttgacagactcaGCTTTGTcagccccggcgctttactatgaaactttccatacataaaaattttgcgaactctttaacgacacGAACAGTtcggtgcaaccgacccttagctTGGCCTGACTGTAATGTAAGCATCCTTGGGGTTCTGGGCTCGACTGAATTACGGTTTTACGGTGTAGGAGGAAAGGACTAAAATGAAATCACAAACACGATTTTAatatggtttatttatttaccaatcattgaTATTAAAAGTGAATATTTCCGTATTAATCTAATAATAGTAGGCGAATAATATGTAATTAAGAAGATAATCACTATTTATATACACGTAAAGATAGTTATAAAGTAGGTTTCTTTAGAAAATACCATTTTAGTGCTTTGCACCGAACTTAACAGCAACGGATAAAGGCAAGCAGGGACCtacagtaattaaaaaaaaaaaagcctgacaacagtttatttgaccctcgccattttgcggattttcaatggtactaatttcttttactggcaacaagtactctttgacaacgaacgttggatgtcatcgaatgtcaccgatgtaaacaaatcgaaaatatctacgaatatattcaaatataaacggttttattacaaaaaaatgccaaataaaaatataagatgcgaaaaaaattgtagtgaatgcaatcaaatacttacagcttaaaaaagacgaaggattatatagcattccaataaacaatgttttaaagttggttGTTGACATGACCAGGATTGACATTTTATAGTGCGGTTGTATTGAACTGGTTAGTTGTTtggtttaatattaaatatttagaatcagattTCGACGAATAGgtaaatagggaatattaggcaaagctctgcgtaggtggcacctttgtggcaTATACAGTAACcaaaccacattgacacatcacacgtcacgtcaatcacatggcctaccgcgaaacaagaaaatcgaaatttcgttatctctaatctctctatcactcttgcatattcgagcgataaagaggcagataactaaattttgattttcgcgtttaccggtaggcccttgttaacaaaccgccttgatgcatcaatgtcatattttattgtctgtgaaaatttgTCAATAAACAGTCTATGAATTTattgagtcggtagtgctgcactctggcggcagaacattgcagtaatccCCTATTGAACGAACCGAATTCTCTGTAAGAAATGTTTtgacattatacgagtatcaacaTGAAGCCAATGCCCAATACCCCGACTATACAtgacgtacgcacattattgccatacgtaagctgtttgcagcgacactatttcagggttaaataaactgttgtcaggctataACAAACGTGTGCTTGTTTGtgcttattttattaatttaagctAATCTGTGACACAGTAAAGAATAAATGTACCAGGATAATATTTCCATAGAAATTATAGTTTTGAGAAATAATTGAACTCTTCGGAACATAAAcgagtgagtattatattctttgatatacacggtgtaacatgcggaaaccgaataattttaaccacgcatttctgaggtcaaaagaaggaaaaaatttaatatgagttaacgtaaatttcgccaaaaaagattttttttgtttttatttttttaatttttttgaatgtatttgtacataaaaataaatgttattggtaaacttgttaattaaaattgatttttttcttaaaacctttttgcaaagtttacttgtcactttttgacatctatcaataaggatatttttagactacgtcccatagcagcaacattaccatgaaaaaggccttttacactaagtatgtaacaacaaaaacttgtttatttttaaattaatattatctctgaaactaggcgaatttcaaaaaagtttataggacatttttgtctctaaatatgatcaggaatacgct
This region includes:
- the LOC134678450 gene encoding pyruvate dehydrogenase [acetyl-transferring]-phosphatase 1, mitochondrial codes for the protein MNTLHVNIILRTCLRLDRLLRQEIISIWGRSTKSECCRILCNLPSPSSHTRNLHTTLGEGNVQKDGMTVLPSPQEVTVILRKNEFSKEFTTGSIKSYDSNQLASNTPIEDTRSEAQCKMIPGLLMGVFDGHGGPACAQVISKRLFNYIAAALLPDDLLTKVIDDHPQESLLETYNDRVEIVQDLKLTYENNFKDYLTELAKTPKSNVDVGTALEKAIMKLDSDISREAVEPYEKTGKINQKTLSVALSGAVTCVSHVNGPHLHVANVGDCNAVIGTKTEDDEWVATKITKEHNSENFDELKRIWSEHPEDEKKTVIRRDRLLGELAPLRSLGDCRYKWSVETLTALAVPIYGERAIPAYYHTPPYLTAKPDIYYHRLTPKDKFLIIASDGLWDMMTPLQAVKLVGEHMKGKVFFNPLKLPRKNIQLGDINELLLHRKQSLKSKPKDRNAATHLIRHAIGGTEYGVDHSRLAHLLSLAPDVCRMFRDDITVTVVYFDSEFLRQCPA